One region of Sulfuricurvum sp. IAE1 genomic DNA includes:
- a CDS encoding ATP-binding protein, translating into MIENIGITYVTDWETKGEDSTGLDPFVEPLRTLGCRLEIFPELPSHLETTDLLILHPRTMIPEILESVRISKERYPTLKTIVISSAHGSDLFLQAIDVGVDKYLLKPLSAGAVLIVAQRLVRQCVYAKEAQRAFTHIQLMHAAISKTSFTAHLDHKGMIIEINHLLASRLGRPVEEIVGVHWFRFIARRFRVFLRALVNERLKAGEIYRGIIEFIDLHGDSVMVDTTLYAILDDNRQVDEIVFIGHDMSEMNRAIVSSMKRMIDHDTSPAVLYNYRYEPIAVNRNFAELGGYAGSDECFAAYKACDWFREEGENLVPILEHHKKPKKALEKIFALYRAGEFNSRAVLIRPDQDKRYFQLHTAEMPNPMIPDDHYHILYFVDVTDFERLKEEKLSDAKLMSVGRLAASITHEINTPITYIKGNLELLKLECDEKLPEAEGLFRPIEEGIERIQSIVASMYEFAGTGKEEMKPCNPYTTLVYALRIVMNRSRHIVPITINGELFSYETKYDRFEGCRTLGIATRLEQVWIIILNNALDEFEKGKIAYADRRLAIAFECDDARIRIKISDNAGGIPKGILPTIFDFAVGGEKKKSMGIGLNVAKAIIDKHGGKISVANRNRGAEFEVVLKTYQEKE; encoded by the coding sequence ATGATTGAAAACATAGGGATCACGTATGTCACCGACTGGGAAACGAAAGGGGAAGATTCGACCGGACTCGACCCTTTCGTCGAACCCCTTCGAACATTGGGATGCCGCCTGGAGATATTTCCAGAGCTCCCGTCCCATCTGGAGACGACCGATCTGCTGATTCTCCATCCCCGAACGATGATCCCGGAGATATTGGAGAGCGTCCGCATCAGCAAAGAACGCTATCCCACCCTTAAAACGATCGTCATTTCGAGCGCGCACGGAAGCGACCTTTTTTTGCAGGCCATCGACGTCGGGGTCGATAAATACCTGCTCAAACCCCTTTCGGCCGGTGCGGTACTGATAGTAGCCCAGCGGCTCGTGCGTCAATGCGTGTATGCCAAAGAGGCTCAGCGGGCGTTTACCCATATCCAGTTGATGCATGCCGCGATTTCGAAGACCTCATTCACCGCCCATCTCGATCATAAGGGAATGATCATAGAAATAAACCATCTTCTTGCGTCGAGACTGGGCAGACCCGTCGAAGAGATCGTAGGGGTTCACTGGTTCCGTTTCATCGCCCGCCGTTTTCGGGTTTTTTTGCGGGCGCTGGTGAACGAACGGCTCAAAGCGGGGGAAATTTATCGCGGCATTATCGAGTTCATCGATCTGCACGGTGATTCGGTAATGGTCGATACGACGCTTTATGCGATCCTCGATGACAACCGCCAGGTCGACGAAATCGTTTTCATCGGTCATGACATGAGCGAAATGAACCGTGCGATCGTTTCGAGTATGAAACGGATGATCGACCACGATACCTCGCCCGCGGTTTTGTACAATTACCGTTACGAGCCGATCGCCGTCAACCGCAATTTTGCCGAACTGGGCGGATATGCGGGGAGCGATGAGTGTTTCGCCGCGTACAAGGCATGCGACTGGTTCCGTGAAGAGGGGGAAAATCTGGTCCCGATCCTCGAACATCACAAAAAACCGAAAAAAGCCCTTGAGAAGATTTTTGCTCTCTATCGTGCAGGAGAGTTTAACAGCCGTGCGGTTCTCATACGCCCCGATCAGGATAAACGCTATTTTCAGCTTCATACCGCCGAAATGCCCAATCCTATGATCCCTGATGACCATTACCATATCCTCTATTTCGTCGACGTCACCGATTTTGAACGCCTCAAAGAAGAGAAACTCAGCGACGCCAAGCTCATGAGCGTCGGCAGACTTGCGGCAAGCATCACCCACGAGATCAATACCCCCATCACGTACATCAAAGGGAACCTCGAGCTGCTGAAACTCGAATGCGACGAAAAGCTGCCCGAGGCGGAAGGGTTGTTCCGCCCGATCGAAGAGGGGATTGAACGGATACAGTCGATCGTCGCGTCGATGTACGAGTTCGCCGGTACGGGCAAAGAGGAGATGAAGCCCTGCAATCCTTATACGACCCTCGTTTATGCACTGCGGATCGTCATGAACCGTTCCCGTCACATCGTCCCCATAACGATCAACGGGGAGCTTTTTTCGTACGAAACGAAATACGACCGGTTCGAAGGGTGCCGGACGCTGGGGATCGCGACGCGGCTTGAACAGGTGTGGATTATTATTTTAAATAATGCACTGGATGAGTTCGAAAAAGGTAAAATAGCGTATGCCGACCGACGATTGGCGATTGCGTTCGAGTGCGACGACGCGCGGATCCGGATCAAAATTTCCGACAATGCCGGAGGGATTCCCAAGGGTATCCTCCCGACCATTTTTGATTTTGCGGTCGGGGGGGAAAAGAAAAAAAGCATGGGAATCGGGCTAAACGTGGCCAAGGCGATCATCGACAAACACGGCGGGAAAATCAGCGTGGCCAACCGCAACCGGGGTGCGGAATTTGAAGTTGTATTAAAAACCTATCAGGAGAAGGAGTAG
- a CDS encoding rhodanese-like domain-containing protein: MKKLLFVLLACVSLSAEDVYEGDLTAAEAHEMQKKGEAIIVDVRTTLEFIYTGHGEGFINIPAYEWTYIPKSVEERVKSAEYELKSDKVKGHVEVQKLYDAKEVFNKNFVSDVMKAMKLRNVDSVILVCRSGPRSKAAANILAKEGIKAYNLDNGFMFGWKDSKMPWDGF; encoded by the coding sequence ATGAAAAAACTGCTGTTTGTATTGCTCGCCTGCGTCTCGCTCAGCGCTGAAGACGTTTACGAGGGGGATCTCACCGCCGCCGAAGCGCACGAAATGCAAAAGAAAGGGGAAGCGATCATCGTCGATGTACGCACCACCCTTGAATTCATCTACACCGGCCACGGCGAAGGGTTCATCAACATCCCCGCCTACGAATGGACCTACATCCCAAAATCGGTTGAAGAACGGGTCAAAAGTGCCGAGTATGAACTCAAAAGCGACAAGGTCAAAGGGCACGTCGAGGTACAAAAACTCTACGACGCCAAAGAGGTTTTCAACAAAAACTTCGTCAGCGACGTCATGAAGGCGATGAAACTGCGCAACGTCGATTCGGTTATCCTCGTCTGCCGCAGCGGCCCGCGTTCGAAAGCGGCCGCGAACATACTGGCAAAAGAAGGGATCAAGGCCTACAACCTCGACAACGGGTTCATGTTCGGCTGGAAAGATTCCAAAATGCCTTGGGACGGGTTTTAA
- a CDS encoding phosphatase PAP2 family protein, translating to MNFHEKLTPDERFLLLAVLVLALGALAALTLAVRGGHLLQMDQAVLGGFHKLKHPSLDRFFSSITWLGSLWVLLPSYVVLVLTLSKSFEHVERVMGIGFFGAIITTYVIKYMFERKRPHFFGPIGELPLDPAFPSAHTTQIIAFSLLLWIVVYTGPTVGNLLLGVLLLGISASVVLSRMYLQVHFPTDVMAGTLIALIWAAIAILVVKSGTVR from the coding sequence ATGAACTTTCATGAAAAGCTCACACCCGACGAGCGCTTTTTGCTCCTCGCGGTACTGGTCCTTGCTCTGGGAGCGCTGGCCGCGCTTACCCTCGCGGTACGCGGCGGACACCTGCTCCAGATGGATCAGGCGGTATTGGGAGGGTTTCATAAGCTCAAACACCCTTCCCTGGACCGTTTTTTTTCCTCGATCACGTGGCTGGGATCGCTCTGGGTGCTCCTCCCCTCCTATGTGGTTTTGGTCCTGACCCTCTCCAAAAGTTTCGAACATGTCGAACGGGTGATGGGGATCGGTTTTTTCGGCGCAATCATTACCACTTACGTCATCAAATACATGTTCGAACGCAAACGTCCCCACTTTTTCGGGCCGATCGGCGAACTCCCGCTCGACCCCGCTTTTCCCAGCGCCCATACGACCCAGATCATCGCGTTTAGCCTTTTACTGTGGATCGTCGTCTACACGGGTCCGACGGTCGGCAATCTTCTTCTTGGCGTCTTGTTGCTGGGGATATCGGCTTCGGTGGTTCTTTCGCGGATGTACCTGCAGGTCCATTTTCCCACCGACGTCATGGCCGGAACGCTGATCGCCCTGATCTGGGCGGCTATCGCGATACTGGTGGTCAAATCGGGGACGGTACGATGA
- a CDS encoding diacylglycerol kinase, with translation MKNKFLGTGERGYHPWRKFRIILSGLRFAVIYDFSVLYKIILSVAVLIPVMIFSDKLNASLIVLATGVMLSAEIFNTAIEAMCDFMETRYNEKILIIKDIAAAAAGISIFAWLAVLSFELVQLLPLLRSIVG, from the coding sequence ATGAAGAATAAATTTCTGGGGACCGGGGAGCGCGGATACCACCCTTGGCGGAAGTTTCGGATTATCCTCTCAGGCCTCCGCTTTGCCGTAATTTATGATTTCAGCGTTCTCTACAAAATCATCCTCTCGGTCGCCGTTTTGATTCCGGTGATGATTTTCAGCGATAAACTCAACGCGTCGCTGATCGTTCTCGCGACGGGGGTGATGCTCTCGGCGGAGATTTTCAATACGGCCATCGAAGCGATGTGCGATTTCATGGAGACCCGCTACAACGAAAAAATCCTCATCATCAAGGATATTGCCGCAGCGGCGGCGGGGATCAGTATCTTTGCATGGCTGGCGGTGCTGTCGTTCGAGCTCGTCCAGCTTCTGCCGCTTCTGCGTTCTATCGTCGGATAA
- the trmA gene encoding tRNA (uridine(54)-C5)-methyltransferase TrmA, translating into MQCNYFGICGSCRDYENGYEGQLEHKLSVVRETFAPFFRGEIEIVRSPQERFRSRAEFKVYHDEGGMSYAMNRMDRQGMLRIHECGIVAEPIAYAMKRLLPAISELGMGHKLFGADFLASGEGEVLVSLLYHRKLDDEWLALARRLEERLGIGVIGRSRGQKIVVSRDYVTETLRIAGRDYRYVHIENSFTQPNPRVNERMVEWSLAQLEGIGGDLLELYCGAGNFTIPFASRFERVLATEISKSSIAAARENMKLNGVDNIDFVRMSAEEFTMALDRVRVFNRMEGVDLDDYRLKTLFVDPPRAGLGEEPCAFASRFEHLLYISCNPETLARDLEILERTHTVSAMAAFDQFPYTHHLEMGVKLVKKEGVA; encoded by the coding sequence GTGCAGTGTAATTATTTCGGGATCTGCGGCAGCTGCCGCGATTATGAAAACGGATACGAAGGGCAGCTCGAACACAAGCTCTCCGTCGTACGCGAAACGTTCGCCCCGTTTTTCCGGGGCGAGATCGAAATCGTCCGCTCGCCGCAAGAGCGGTTCCGTTCCCGGGCCGAGTTCAAGGTGTACCATGACGAAGGCGGGATGAGTTACGCGATGAACCGCATGGATCGGCAGGGGATGCTCCGGATCCATGAATGCGGCATTGTCGCAGAACCGATCGCGTATGCGATGAAACGGCTTCTGCCCGCGATTTCGGAGCTTGGAATGGGGCACAAGCTTTTTGGTGCCGATTTCCTTGCATCGGGGGAAGGGGAGGTGCTTGTCAGCCTGCTGTATCACCGAAAACTCGACGACGAATGGCTGGCTCTGGCGCGCCGTCTCGAAGAGCGGCTCGGAATCGGCGTTATCGGGCGAAGCCGCGGGCAAAAGATCGTCGTAAGCCGTGACTACGTGACCGAAACGCTCCGTATCGCAGGGCGGGACTACCGTTACGTCCATATCGAAAACAGCTTCACGCAACCCAATCCCAGAGTAAATGAGCGGATGGTCGAATGGTCGCTCGCACAGCTCGAGGGGATCGGCGGCGATCTTCTCGAACTCTACTGCGGGGCGGGGAATTTTACGATACCGTTCGCGTCGCGCTTTGAGCGGGTGCTTGCGACCGAAATCTCCAAATCCTCCATTGCCGCGGCCAGAGAGAACATGAAGCTCAACGGAGTCGACAATATCGATTTCGTCCGCATGAGCGCCGAAGAATTCACGATGGCGCTCGACCGCGTCCGCGTGTTTAACCGCATGGAAGGGGTCGATCTGGACGATTATCGTCTCAAAACCCTCTTCGTCGATCCCCCGCGCGCCGGGCTCGGAGAAGAGCCGTGCGCGTTCGCGTCGCGGTTTGAGCACCTGCTCTACATCTCGTGCAACCCCGAGACCCTGGCGCGCGACCTCGAAATACTCGAACGGACCCATACCGTGAGCGCGATGGCCGCATTCGATCAGTTCCCCTATACCCACCATCTGGAAATGGGCGTCAAGCTGGTCAAAAAAGAAGGGGTTGCATGA